A portion of the Chlamydia avium 10DC88 genome contains these proteins:
- a CDS encoding phage holin family protein, whose amino-acid sequence MPFAKEAEAQRTCWKCEGSVSMHMPQCPYCSAFLQDPPVTPGGFSSCHISFPEGSTKEETEDLFAVSSEDWEAVLSDQNTFQKPDEKIVTDWKWLQHWPLAALFLGSGLLVFALVMLLFGNDEGLTLSWPKNRVYFYGIMGAILAYRGYRKLS is encoded by the coding sequence ATGCCATTTGCTAAAGAAGCAGAAGCGCAACGCACATGCTGGAAATGTGAAGGTAGCGTGTCTATGCATATGCCTCAATGTCCCTATTGCAGTGCGTTCTTACAGGATCCTCCTGTAACTCCGGGTGGGTTCTCTTCTTGTCATATTTCTTTTCCAGAAGGATCTACTAAGGAAGAAACAGAGGATTTGTTTGCTGTTTCTTCTGAAGATTGGGAGGCTGTACTTAGCGATCAAAATACCTTTCAAAAACCAGATGAAAAAATTGTAACAGATTGGAAGTGGTTACAACATTGGCCTCTTGCCGCTCTATTTTTAGGCTCTGGATTGCTAGTTTTTGCTTTAGTCATGTTGTTGTTCGGTAATGATGAAGGACTAACGTTGAGCTGGCCCAAGAATCGTGTATATTTTTACGGAATTATGGGTGCTATACTTGCTTATCGTGGATATCGCAAGTTATCCTAA
- the lpdA gene encoding dihydrolipoyl dehydrogenase, which yields MSKDFDCVVIGAGPGGYVAAITAAQQGLNTALIEEQQAGGTCLNRGCIPSKALLVGAGIVSQIRQAPQFGIHIDGYSIDYPAMVQRKNTVVHGIRQGLDGLIRSNKITTFQGKGSLISSTEVKVLGQDTTTLKTKHIILATGSEPRPFPTVPFSARILCSTGILNLETLPKKLVIIGGGVIGCEFASLFHTLGVEITIIEIADHILAINNADISKTMQDKFSRQGIRVLTKASLQHLEDLGDRVKIIVNEQTEEYDFALIAIGRQFNTTGIGLDNAGVIRDERGIIPVDDTMRTNVPNIFAIGDITGKWLLAHVASHQGIIAARNAAGHHDIMDYSAVPSIIFTFPEVATVGLSLEATQQQNIPAKLTKFPFRAIGKAVAMAEADGFAAIISHETTQQILGAYVIGPHAASLIAEMTLAIRNELTLPCIYETIHAHPTLAEVWAESALLATNSPLHLPPSVKS from the coding sequence ATGAGTAAAGATTTTGACTGTGTTGTTATTGGTGCTGGTCCTGGGGGTTATGTTGCTGCAATTACAGCAGCACAACAAGGATTAAACACCGCACTTATTGAAGAACAACAAGCAGGAGGCACGTGTTTAAATCGAGGCTGTATTCCTTCTAAGGCTCTACTTGTAGGTGCAGGTATCGTTTCCCAAATTCGCCAAGCACCACAATTTGGTATTCATATTGATGGGTATTCCATTGACTACCCCGCCATGGTGCAGAGAAAAAACACCGTCGTACACGGAATACGCCAAGGCTTAGACGGACTCATACGCAGCAATAAAATTACTACATTTCAAGGTAAAGGTTCTTTAATCTCATCCACAGAAGTTAAAGTTCTTGGTCAAGATACTACAACACTGAAAACTAAACATATTATATTAGCTACAGGATCAGAACCTCGTCCCTTCCCTACGGTACCCTTTTCTGCTCGAATACTTTGTTCTACGGGAATTTTAAATCTGGAAACACTCCCCAAAAAACTCGTAATTATTGGAGGCGGAGTGATTGGTTGTGAATTCGCTTCTCTATTCCATACTCTAGGAGTAGAAATTACCATAATTGAAATCGCTGACCACATCCTTGCTATTAATAATGCAGATATTTCTAAAACTATGCAGGACAAGTTCTCTCGTCAAGGCATTCGTGTATTAACTAAAGCTTCGTTGCAACACCTAGAGGACCTAGGAGATCGAGTAAAAATTATTGTTAACGAACAAACAGAAGAATATGATTTCGCTCTTATAGCTATTGGTCGACAGTTTAATACAACAGGAATTGGATTAGATAATGCAGGAGTAATCCGTGATGAACGAGGTATCATTCCTGTAGATGATACTATGAGAACTAATGTTCCGAATATCTTTGCTATTGGAGATATCACTGGAAAATGGTTACTTGCGCATGTGGCATCCCATCAAGGAATTATCGCAGCGCGCAATGCTGCTGGTCATCATGACATCATGGATTATTCAGCAGTGCCCTCTATAATCTTTACTTTCCCTGAGGTTGCTACAGTAGGACTTTCTCTAGAAGCTACACAACAACAAAATATTCCAGCTAAACTCACGAAATTCCCTTTCCGAGCTATAGGAAAAGCAGTTGCTATGGCGGAAGCCGACGGCTTTGCTGCTATCATTAGCCACGAAACTACTCAGCAAATTCTGGGAGCTTATGTTATAGGACCACATGCAGCATCACTGATAGCAGAGATGACTCTAGCTATTCGCAATGAACTTACACTACCTTGTATTTATGAAACGATACATGCACACCCTACTCTTGCAGAGGTCTGGGCAGAAAGCGCTTTATTAGCTACAAACTCTCCGTTACACCTACCTCCATCTGTAAAATCATGA
- the sctJ gene encoding type III secretion system inner membrane ring lipoprotein SctJ — MFRRSISCLFLVLALFFCTSCNSRSLIVHGLAGRDANEIVVLLVSKGVAAQKQPQAAASTGGTSSEQLWDISVPAAQITEALAILNQAGLPRMKGTSLLDLFAKQGLVPSEMQEKIRYQEGLSEQMASTIRKMDGIVDASVQISFATDTDEQQPLTASVYIKHRGVLDNPNSIMVSKIKRLVASAVPGLTTENVSVISDRASYSDITINGPWGLSDEIDYVSVWGIILAKSSLGKFRLIFYLLLLTLFVISCGLLWVIWKTHTLILSLGGVKGFFDPAPYSKTVETKTKQTTEGAEEKKEDQPVEATEETPPAKDNASDVEENEDV, encoded by the coding sequence ATGTTTCGTCGTTCTATTTCTTGCTTATTCTTGGTGCTAGCCTTATTTTTCTGCACTAGCTGTAACAGTAGATCTCTAATAGTTCATGGACTTGCTGGAAGAGACGCAAATGAAATTGTTGTCTTACTGGTCAGCAAAGGAGTCGCTGCTCAAAAACAACCTCAAGCTGCAGCTTCTACAGGAGGAACATCTTCAGAACAATTATGGGACATTTCTGTTCCTGCTGCGCAAATCACTGAAGCTTTAGCTATTTTGAATCAAGCAGGTCTCCCACGAATGAAAGGGACTAGCTTACTAGACTTATTTGCTAAGCAAGGTCTTGTTCCTTCAGAAATGCAAGAAAAAATTCGTTATCAAGAAGGACTTTCTGAACAAATGGCTTCTACCATCAGGAAAATGGATGGTATTGTAGATGCTAGTGTGCAGATTTCTTTTGCAACAGATACTGACGAGCAACAACCCTTAACTGCGTCGGTCTATATTAAGCATCGTGGTGTTTTAGATAATCCTAATAGCATCATGGTTTCTAAAATTAAACGCTTAGTTGCAAGCGCAGTACCAGGATTAACTACAGAAAACGTCTCGGTAATCAGCGATCGAGCTTCTTATAGTGATATTACTATTAACGGCCCCTGGGGATTATCTGATGAAATTGACTATGTCTCCGTATGGGGAATTATCTTAGCAAAATCTTCTCTAGGAAAATTCCGTTTAATCTTCTACCTATTACTTCTTACTCTATTTGTTATCTCCTGCGGTCTCCTTTGGGTAATTTGGAAAACACATACACTCATTCTCTCTTTGGGTGGAGTAAAAGGTTTCTTTGATCCAGCTCCTTATTCTAAAACTGTAGAAACTAAAACTAAACAAACTACAGAAGGTGCCGAAGAGAAAAAAGAAGATCAGCCTGTAGAAGCAACAGAAGAAACACCTCCTGCTAAGGACAATGCTTCCGATGTAGAAGAAAATGAGGATGTTTAG
- a CDS encoding HrpE/YscL family type III secretion apparatus protein codes for MKFFSLIFKNDEIAPNQKILSPEAFSALLDAQELLVKTKEDSEAYMNATKQECEKLRQEAEKRGFKEGSDAWNTQLAYLEKEMHELRDEIKSSLVPLAIASVKKILGKELETHPDTIVSIIIKALKELTQHKKILIHVNPKDLSIVEQSRPELKKIVEYADTLIIAPQADVSPGGCIIETEAGIINAQLDVQLAALEKAFSTILSQQTSIGTSQSKQEAPMKKTQDKIE; via the coding sequence ATGAAGTTTTTTAGTTTAATTTTTAAAAACGATGAAATTGCACCAAATCAAAAAATCCTTTCTCCAGAGGCCTTTTCTGCTCTTCTTGATGCCCAAGAACTACTAGTGAAAACAAAAGAAGATAGCGAAGCTTACATGAACGCAACAAAACAAGAATGCGAAAAATTGCGTCAAGAAGCTGAAAAGCGGGGATTTAAAGAAGGTAGTGATGCTTGGAATACACAGCTTGCCTACCTTGAAAAAGAAATGCATGAGCTGCGTGACGAAATTAAATCTTCTCTTGTTCCTCTAGCTATTGCCAGCGTGAAAAAAATCCTTGGTAAAGAACTAGAAACCCATCCTGATACTATTGTTTCGATTATTATCAAAGCTCTGAAAGAACTTACCCAACATAAAAAAATCCTCATTCATGTAAATCCAAAAGATTTATCTATTGTCGAGCAAAGTCGTCCTGAACTAAAAAAAATTGTCGAATATGCTGATACACTTATCATTGCTCCACAAGCTGATGTTTCTCCAGGAGGATGCATTATAGAAACAGAGGCAGGAATTATAAATGCTCAATTAGACGTACAATTAGCTGCTTTAGAAAAAGCCTTCTCTACTATACTAAGCCAACAAACTTCTATAGGTACATCGCAATCTAAACAAGAAGCACCTATGAAGAAAACTCAGGACAAGATAGAATAA
- the sctR gene encoding type III secretion system export apparatus subunit SctR: protein MRCIFRTFLCVLIFSSPWCSADTGPYECPSRCRPSPQPQEVTAPQASEEIKPRPMPSFRERVTASDVLPRERLSSGSFSDTYPDLTTQAIILIFLALSPFLVMLLTSYLKIIITLVLLRNALGVQQTPPSQVLNGIALILSIYVMFPTGVAMYNDARKEIQANTIPRDLFSAEGAETVFVALNKSKEPLRSFLIRNTPKSQIQSFFKISQKTFPKEIREHMTISDFVIVIPAFIMGQIKNAFEIGVLIYLPFFVIDLVTANVLVAMQMMMLSPLSISLPLKLLLVVMVDGWTLLLQGLMISFK, encoded by the coding sequence ATGCGTTGCATTTTTCGTACTTTCCTGTGTGTGTTGATTTTCAGTTCTCCGTGGTGTTCCGCGGATACGGGTCCTTATGAGTGTCCTTCTCGCTGTCGTCCTTCTCCTCAGCCTCAGGAGGTTACAGCACCTCAAGCATCTGAGGAGATAAAACCCAGACCCATGCCCTCATTTCGTGAAAGAGTTACCGCAAGTGATGTTCTTCCCCGAGAACGTCTCTCTTCAGGAAGTTTTTCTGATACCTATCCGGATCTGACTACTCAAGCAATTATTCTTATTTTCTTAGCACTATCACCATTTCTAGTGATGTTGCTGACGTCTTATCTAAAAATTATTATTACATTAGTTCTATTAAGGAATGCTTTGGGTGTTCAACAAACGCCCCCTAGCCAAGTTTTGAATGGCATTGCTCTCATTCTTTCGATTTATGTGATGTTCCCTACTGGCGTAGCTATGTACAATGACGCTAGAAAGGAAATTCAAGCTAATACCATTCCTAGAGATTTATTCTCAGCCGAGGGAGCAGAGACTGTTTTCGTAGCATTAAATAAGTCTAAAGAGCCTTTGCGATCTTTTTTAATACGTAACACACCAAAATCACAAATTCAGAGTTTTTTCAAAATTTCTCAAAAAACTTTCCCTAAAGAAATTCGGGAACATATGACGATTTCGGATTTCGTGATTGTTATTCCTGCTTTTATTATGGGGCAGATTAAAAATGCTTTTGAAATAGGTGTTCTCATTTACCTACCGTTTTTTGTGATCGATTTGGTTACTGCTAACGTTTTGGTAGCTATGCAAATGATGATGCTTTCCCCCTTATCGATTTCGCTACCATTGAAACTTCTTCTTGTTGTGATGGTTGATGGATGGACATTGCTACTTCAAGGTCTCATGATTAGCTTTAAATAA
- the sctS gene encoding type III secretion system export apparatus subunit SctS translates to MITFATSFKSMLFEYSYQSLLLILIISAPPIILASIVGIMVAIFQAATQIQEQTFAFAIKLVVIFGTLMISGGWLSNMIYHFASQIFQNFYKWK, encoded by the coding sequence GTGATTACGTTTGCTACTAGCTTCAAATCCATGCTTTTTGAGTATTCTTATCAATCATTACTCCTTATTTTAATAATTTCAGCTCCTCCTATCATTTTGGCTTCTATTGTAGGAATTATGGTAGCTATTTTCCAAGCAGCCACTCAAATTCAAGAACAAACGTTTGCTTTTGCTATTAAATTAGTAGTTATTTTTGGAACATTGATGATCTCTGGGGGATGGTTAAGTAATATGATTTATCATTTTGCTTCGCAAATCTTCCAAAACTTTTATAAGTGGAAATAA